A region from the Corticium candelabrum chromosome 14, ooCorCand1.1, whole genome shotgun sequence genome encodes:
- the LOC134189662 gene encoding FERM, ARHGEF and pleckstrin domain-containing protein 2-like isoform X2: MILYCSHKVLFTQRTSCLYLLTEEREEEMERFHQSVQCRGLSPSDCDRHILQVARVQLLYGLHLYSAEEYDGYRIELGIGCKGLLVYRRSVLINTFIWSCVKKSFAEKEIFFVELKTLGRRDQIGFLMETKEEAKAASKFFAECYDFYTSNYREAISSRSSLPVSLPRNRKSSQSNGKKGPQRSLSTCSATPVAAPNHGMFDLTSTYPRSIHPIRAVNLRHRAVHADKNECSSCLSPSPLRELTATVTSNSSKAFSFDDKDLFVCPEEWEDRNELIIANDNVCTLEQGGNESLSIDSINSMGRVTPDAVDIPDVDINQVVRALSEEKNESSDSYNFVACELRDTERSYCADLQLLNVKFRLQLVMANVLSPRQISELFGNLSFIHDFSNNFLFELEERIILCDADPEKYNYRYQIGDILKTRMASMKLYTSYVKNESKIFELVSHWQRENSEFNRLCSQFESDEACHRPLYELLYRPFQRMIHYKELMKRLIRYSEEQDDCNDVKEALLYLEKALEHVNESTRAAENTRKMIRIQREVIGVRNVLQPGRTLIMEGSLLKVESKMSQVNHFFLFCDILLYAVERSGLSGVQLVARGVLPLDGMKIESGNEGDGDDTTSAFVIITDTTMFTVIADSTRQKKLWTMTLTETIAQCNSSSADIQLPAVSVDRPSSDSVIKSISNVKSCMSCDSKFHIFRKRWMCDTCYKVVCKNCLDERSSKLSDNEKHMCVTCSAKAKRRESLSVTQTTVRQSSRQKSSPQRVRMSKISSALTLRTNVSNSRLSEQTNIASPERKPPNPLCVTPSNLLLSLRSSSFSKDSEMSGYLFRKARGKGGWKKFWVVVSQFSLCHYKNHNDSVSVSRTVPVDYELAFPDVDDVEAVGCMYVFKLSCGPRVLFYMAESKCALDRWIEILSLCVKRSRVHRQLSHLSKHPISPDDKQRCYTVC; encoded by the exons ATGATCCTGTACTGTTCACACAAAGTCCTGTTCACACAAAGAACCAGTTGCCTTTACCTACTG acTGAGGAACGTGAAGAGGAAATGGAGAGGTTCCATCAGTCGGTTCAGTGCAG AGGTCTGTCACCATCAGATTGCGACCGACACATTCTACAGGTGGCAAGAGTGCAGTTGTTGTATGGACTTCATTTGTACAGTGCTGAG GAATATGATGGTTACAGGATTGAGTTGGGAATTGGTTGTAAAGGGTTATTGGTTTATAGGAGGAGTGTGCTTATCAACACGTTCATATG GAGTTGTGTGAAGAAGTCGTTTGCGGAGAAGGAGATTTTCTTTGTGGAGTTGAAGACTCTAGGACGA AGAGATCAAATTGGATTTCTGATGGAGACAAAGGAGGAAGCCAAAGCCGCTTCAAAATTTTTTGCAGAATGTTACGATTTTTACACGAGTAATTATAG AGAAGCAATTAGTTCACGAAGTTCGTTACCAGTTTCCTTACCTCGTAATCGCAAgag ttctCAAAGTAACGGAAAGAAGGGACCTCAGAGGTCTTTGTCGACGTGTTCTGCAACTCCTGTTGCAGCTCCTAATCACGGGATGTTTGAtctgacgtcaacatatcctcGTTCCATTCATCCTATTCGAGCAGTTAATCtcag ACATCGTGCTGTACATGCTGATAAAAATGAATGTTCCAGCTGTTTATCGCCATCACCTCTAA GAGAGTTAACAGCTACAGTTACATCCAATAGTAGCAAGGCATTTTCATTTGACGACAAGGACTTATTTGTATGTCCAGAAGAATGGGAGGATCGAAATGAGTTAATCATCGCCAACGACAACGTGTGCACGCTAGAACAAGGTGGCAACGAAAGTCTCAGTATCGACAGCATCAACAGCATGGGTAGAGTCACACCGGATGCTGTGGACATTCctgatgttgatatcaaccaggTTGTTCGAGCGTTGTCCGAGGAAAAAAATGAGTCGTCGGATTCATACAATTTTGTTGCCTGTGAGCTTCGAGATACAGAAAGATC ataTTGTGCTGATTTGCAACTATTGAACGTGAAATTCAGGTTGCAGTTAGTCATGGCTAATGTCCTCTCACCGAGGCAGATTTCTGAGTTGTTTGGCAATCTCAGTTTTATCCATGACTTTAGCAACAACTTTCTATTTGAACTGGAAGAAAGAATCATTTTgtg TGATGCAGACCCAGAAAAGTACAACTACAGATACCAGATCGGCGACATATTGAAAACACGAATGGCATCTATGAAGCTCTACACGAGTTACGTGAAGAACGAAAGCAAGATTTTTGAGTTGGTGAGTCACTGGCAACGAGAAAACTCCGAGTTTAATCGCTTGTGTTCTCAATTCGAA AGTGATGAGGCTTGCCATCGACCTTTGTATGAGCTTCTCTATCGACCATTTCAAAGGATGATCCATTATAAGGAACTAATGAAAC gaCTTATTCGTTATTCAGAGGAACAGGATGACTGTAATGATGTGAAAG AGGCATTACTTTATCTAGAGAAAGCACTAGAACATGTGAATGAATCAACACGAGCTGCT GAAAATACTCGTAAAATGATTCGCATACAAAGAGAAGTAATTGGAGTACGAAACGTCCTGCAACCTGGTCGG ACACTTATTATGGAAGGAAGTTTACTCAAAGTCGAATCGAAAATGTCGCAAGTGAATCATTTTTTTCTG TTTTGTGACATTCTTCTGTATGCTGTTGAGAGATCGGGTCTCAGCGGAGTGCAACTTGTTGCTCGCGGTGTCTTACCATTGGATGGAATGAAA ATAGAGTCAGGCAACGAGGGTGACGGTGACGACACTACGTCAGCGTTTGTGATCATCACGGACACCACGATGTTTACAGTGATCGCAGA CTCGACAAGGCAGAAGAAGTTGTGGACGATGACGTTGACTGAAACCATCGCACAATGTAACAGCAGCAGCGCCGACATTCAACTTCCT GCGGTCAGTGTGGATCGACCTTCCAGCGATTCTGTTATTAAGTCAATCAGCAACGTGAAAAGCTGCATGAGCTGTGACAGCAAGTTTCACATTTTTAGAAAACGATGGATGTGTGATACATGCTACAAG GTTGTCTGTAAGAATTGTCTCGACGAACGTTCCTCTAAATTGTCAGACAATGAAAAGCACATGTGCGTGACGTGTTCTGCTAAAGCTAAGAGACGTG AAAGTTTAAGTGTCACACAGACGACGGTCAGGCAAAGCAGCCGTCAGAAGTCATCGCCTCAACGTGTGAGGATGTCGAAGATTTCGAGTGCGTTGACATTGAGGACGAACGTGAGCAATAGCAGACTGTCAGAGCAGACAAATATTGCATCACCTGAG AGAAAACCTCCGAATCCATTGTGTGTCACTCCTTCGAACTTGCTATTGTCTCTAAGGAGCAGCTCTTTCTCAAAGGAT AGTGAAATGAGTGGCTACCTGTTTCGTAAAGCAAGAGGGAAGGGTGGATGGAAGAAGTTTTGGGTGGTTGTCTCTCAGTTTAGTCTCTGTCATTACAAAAACCACAAC GATTCTGTTTCTGTGAGTAGAACGGTTCCAGTGGATTATGAGTTGGCATTTCCAGATGTG GATGATGTAGAGGCTGTTGGCTGCATGTACGTGTTTAAGCTCTCATGTGGGCCTCGAGTGCTCTTCTACATGGCAGAAAGCAAGTGTGCGTTAGATAG GTGGATAGAAATACTAAGTTTGTGTGTCAAACGCAGTCGAGTTCATCGCCAGCTTAGTCATCTCTCAAAACATCCCATCAGTCCGGATGACAAGCAACGATGCTACACTGTATGCTGA
- the LOC134190237 gene encoding uncharacterized protein LOC134190237, producing the protein MELHGSDIRQWLQGESISLLYKVHTEANCRLFVFAHPAGCLHLEILEDPGRPPQLPRSWLDFVVYVDGTSSLGLHKLFRNFLSCRTPRSLSTLLKFTLELTDAIKKC; encoded by the exons atggaattgcatggcagtGATAtaag GCAATGGTTACAAGGAGAGTCTATTTCCTTACTGTATAAAGTACATACAGAAGCAAACTGTCGTCTGTTCGTCTTTGCGCATCCAGCAGGGTGTTTACACCTCGAGATCTTGGAAGATCCTGGAAGACCACCGCAGCTGCCAAGATCTTGGCTTGATTTTGTAGTATATGTAGACGGTACAAG CTCACTTGGTTTACACAAGTTGTTCCGTAATTTCTTGTCATGTAGAACCCCAAGATCTTTGTCAACTTTACTGAAAT TTACTCTTGAGTTAACAGATGCCATCAAGAAATGCTGA
- the LOC134189662 gene encoding FERM, ARHGEF and pleckstrin domain-containing protein 2-like isoform X1 — MLVCEIQVYRADPIIVAVKKKSKGSKLWEELLQHVQLVQHHYFSLQYRDSLNVKRWLNFKKPLFKQLKCGTFSDSFPVSLKVKFWPEDPNQVTDDLARCLMVAEVYELLQKGRLHCKKDSIALVGGLTLQSELGDYEESSLQDGYASTFFLCKDQTEEREEEMERFHQSVQCRGLSPSDCDRHILQVARVQLLYGLHLYSAEEYDGYRIELGIGCKGLLVYRRSVLINTFIWSCVKKSFAEKEIFFVELKTLGRRDQIGFLMETKEEAKAASKFFAECYDFYTSNYREAISSRSSLPVSLPRNRKSSQSNGKKGPQRSLSTCSATPVAAPNHGMFDLTSTYPRSIHPIRAVNLRHRAVHADKNECSSCLSPSPLRELTATVTSNSSKAFSFDDKDLFVCPEEWEDRNELIIANDNVCTLEQGGNESLSIDSINSMGRVTPDAVDIPDVDINQVVRALSEEKNESSDSYNFVACELRDTERSYCADLQLLNVKFRLQLVMANVLSPRQISELFGNLSFIHDFSNNFLFELEERIILCDADPEKYNYRYQIGDILKTRMASMKLYTSYVKNESKIFELVSHWQRENSEFNRLCSQFESDEACHRPLYELLYRPFQRMIHYKELMKRLIRYSEEQDDCNDVKEALLYLEKALEHVNESTRAAENTRKMIRIQREVIGVRNVLQPGRTLIMEGSLLKVESKMSQVNHFFLFCDILLYAVERSGLSGVQLVARGVLPLDGMKIESGNEGDGDDTTSAFVIITDTTMFTVIADSTRQKKLWTMTLTETIAQCNSSSADIQLPAVSVDRPSSDSVIKSISNVKSCMSCDSKFHIFRKRWMCDTCYKVVCKNCLDERSSKLSDNEKHMCVTCSAKAKRRESLSVTQTTVRQSSRQKSSPQRVRMSKISSALTLRTNVSNSRLSEQTNIASPERKPPNPLCVTPSNLLLSLRSSSFSKDSEMSGYLFRKARGKGGWKKFWVVVSQFSLCHYKNHNDSVSVSRTVPVDYELAFPDVDDVEAVGCMYVFKLSCGPRVLFYMAESKCALDRWIEILSLCVKRSRVHRQLSHLSKHPISPDDKQRCYTVC; from the exons ATGCTTGTGTGTGAGATCCAAGTTTATAGAGCCGATCCGATCATTGTAGCAGTCAAG AAGAAGTCGAAAGGGTCCAAGTTGTGGGAGGAATTGCTACAGCATGTGCAGCTCGTTCAGCATCACTACTTCAGTCTTCAGTATCGAGACTCATTGAACGTCAAG CGCTGGTTGAATTTCAAGAAGCCCTTGTTCAAACAGTTGAAATGCGGAACGTTTAGTGATTCATTTCCTGTTAGCCTGAAGGTTAAGTTCTGGCCTGAGGATCCTAACCAGGTGACAGATGACCTGGCGAG GTGTCTTATGGTCGCCGAAGTTTACGAGTTACTGCAGAAAGGAAG ACTACACTGCAAGAAGGACAGTATTGCTCTAGTAGGGGGGTTGACATTACAAA GCGAACTGGGAGACTACGAAGAGAGCAGTCTACAGGATGGATATGCAAGCACCTTCTTCCTCTGCAAAGATCAG acTGAGGAACGTGAAGAGGAAATGGAGAGGTTCCATCAGTCGGTTCAGTGCAG AGGTCTGTCACCATCAGATTGCGACCGACACATTCTACAGGTGGCAAGAGTGCAGTTGTTGTATGGACTTCATTTGTACAGTGCTGAG GAATATGATGGTTACAGGATTGAGTTGGGAATTGGTTGTAAAGGGTTATTGGTTTATAGGAGGAGTGTGCTTATCAACACGTTCATATG GAGTTGTGTGAAGAAGTCGTTTGCGGAGAAGGAGATTTTCTTTGTGGAGTTGAAGACTCTAGGACGA AGAGATCAAATTGGATTTCTGATGGAGACAAAGGAGGAAGCCAAAGCCGCTTCAAAATTTTTTGCAGAATGTTACGATTTTTACACGAGTAATTATAG AGAAGCAATTAGTTCACGAAGTTCGTTACCAGTTTCCTTACCTCGTAATCGCAAgag ttctCAAAGTAACGGAAAGAAGGGACCTCAGAGGTCTTTGTCGACGTGTTCTGCAACTCCTGTTGCAGCTCCTAATCACGGGATGTTTGAtctgacgtcaacatatcctcGTTCCATTCATCCTATTCGAGCAGTTAATCtcag ACATCGTGCTGTACATGCTGATAAAAATGAATGTTCCAGCTGTTTATCGCCATCACCTCTAA GAGAGTTAACAGCTACAGTTACATCCAATAGTAGCAAGGCATTTTCATTTGACGACAAGGACTTATTTGTATGTCCAGAAGAATGGGAGGATCGAAATGAGTTAATCATCGCCAACGACAACGTGTGCACGCTAGAACAAGGTGGCAACGAAAGTCTCAGTATCGACAGCATCAACAGCATGGGTAGAGTCACACCGGATGCTGTGGACATTCctgatgttgatatcaaccaggTTGTTCGAGCGTTGTCCGAGGAAAAAAATGAGTCGTCGGATTCATACAATTTTGTTGCCTGTGAGCTTCGAGATACAGAAAGATC ataTTGTGCTGATTTGCAACTATTGAACGTGAAATTCAGGTTGCAGTTAGTCATGGCTAATGTCCTCTCACCGAGGCAGATTTCTGAGTTGTTTGGCAATCTCAGTTTTATCCATGACTTTAGCAACAACTTTCTATTTGAACTGGAAGAAAGAATCATTTTgtg TGATGCAGACCCAGAAAAGTACAACTACAGATACCAGATCGGCGACATATTGAAAACACGAATGGCATCTATGAAGCTCTACACGAGTTACGTGAAGAACGAAAGCAAGATTTTTGAGTTGGTGAGTCACTGGCAACGAGAAAACTCCGAGTTTAATCGCTTGTGTTCTCAATTCGAA AGTGATGAGGCTTGCCATCGACCTTTGTATGAGCTTCTCTATCGACCATTTCAAAGGATGATCCATTATAAGGAACTAATGAAAC gaCTTATTCGTTATTCAGAGGAACAGGATGACTGTAATGATGTGAAAG AGGCATTACTTTATCTAGAGAAAGCACTAGAACATGTGAATGAATCAACACGAGCTGCT GAAAATACTCGTAAAATGATTCGCATACAAAGAGAAGTAATTGGAGTACGAAACGTCCTGCAACCTGGTCGG ACACTTATTATGGAAGGAAGTTTACTCAAAGTCGAATCGAAAATGTCGCAAGTGAATCATTTTTTTCTG TTTTGTGACATTCTTCTGTATGCTGTTGAGAGATCGGGTCTCAGCGGAGTGCAACTTGTTGCTCGCGGTGTCTTACCATTGGATGGAATGAAA ATAGAGTCAGGCAACGAGGGTGACGGTGACGACACTACGTCAGCGTTTGTGATCATCACGGACACCACGATGTTTACAGTGATCGCAGA CTCGACAAGGCAGAAGAAGTTGTGGACGATGACGTTGACTGAAACCATCGCACAATGTAACAGCAGCAGCGCCGACATTCAACTTCCT GCGGTCAGTGTGGATCGACCTTCCAGCGATTCTGTTATTAAGTCAATCAGCAACGTGAAAAGCTGCATGAGCTGTGACAGCAAGTTTCACATTTTTAGAAAACGATGGATGTGTGATACATGCTACAAG GTTGTCTGTAAGAATTGTCTCGACGAACGTTCCTCTAAATTGTCAGACAATGAAAAGCACATGTGCGTGACGTGTTCTGCTAAAGCTAAGAGACGTG AAAGTTTAAGTGTCACACAGACGACGGTCAGGCAAAGCAGCCGTCAGAAGTCATCGCCTCAACGTGTGAGGATGTCGAAGATTTCGAGTGCGTTGACATTGAGGACGAACGTGAGCAATAGCAGACTGTCAGAGCAGACAAATATTGCATCACCTGAG AGAAAACCTCCGAATCCATTGTGTGTCACTCCTTCGAACTTGCTATTGTCTCTAAGGAGCAGCTCTTTCTCAAAGGAT AGTGAAATGAGTGGCTACCTGTTTCGTAAAGCAAGAGGGAAGGGTGGATGGAAGAAGTTTTGGGTGGTTGTCTCTCAGTTTAGTCTCTGTCATTACAAAAACCACAAC GATTCTGTTTCTGTGAGTAGAACGGTTCCAGTGGATTATGAGTTGGCATTTCCAGATGTG GATGATGTAGAGGCTGTTGGCTGCATGTACGTGTTTAAGCTCTCATGTGGGCCTCGAGTGCTCTTCTACATGGCAGAAAGCAAGTGTGCGTTAGATAG GTGGATAGAAATACTAAGTTTGTGTGTCAAACGCAGTCGAGTTCATCGCCAGCTTAGTCATCTCTCAAAACATCCCATCAGTCCGGATGACAAGCAACGATGCTACACTGTATGCTGA
- the LOC134189662 gene encoding FERM, ARHGEF and pleckstrin domain-containing protein 2-like isoform X3: MERFHQSVQCRGLSPSDCDRHILQVARVQLLYGLHLYSAEEYDGYRIELGIGCKGLLVYRRSVLINTFIWSCVKKSFAEKEIFFVELKTLGRRDQIGFLMETKEEAKAASKFFAECYDFYTSNYREAISSRSSLPVSLPRNRKSSQSNGKKGPQRSLSTCSATPVAAPNHGMFDLTSTYPRSIHPIRAVNLRHRAVHADKNECSSCLSPSPLRELTATVTSNSSKAFSFDDKDLFVCPEEWEDRNELIIANDNVCTLEQGGNESLSIDSINSMGRVTPDAVDIPDVDINQVVRALSEEKNESSDSYNFVACELRDTERSYCADLQLLNVKFRLQLVMANVLSPRQISELFGNLSFIHDFSNNFLFELEERIILCDADPEKYNYRYQIGDILKTRMASMKLYTSYVKNESKIFELVSHWQRENSEFNRLCSQFESDEACHRPLYELLYRPFQRMIHYKELMKRLIRYSEEQDDCNDVKEALLYLEKALEHVNESTRAAENTRKMIRIQREVIGVRNVLQPGRTLIMEGSLLKVESKMSQVNHFFLFCDILLYAVERSGLSGVQLVARGVLPLDGMKIESGNEGDGDDTTSAFVIITDTTMFTVIADSTRQKKLWTMTLTETIAQCNSSSADIQLPAVSVDRPSSDSVIKSISNVKSCMSCDSKFHIFRKRWMCDTCYKVVCKNCLDERSSKLSDNEKHMCVTCSAKAKRRESLSVTQTTVRQSSRQKSSPQRVRMSKISSALTLRTNVSNSRLSEQTNIASPERKPPNPLCVTPSNLLLSLRSSSFSKDSEMSGYLFRKARGKGGWKKFWVVVSQFSLCHYKNHNDSVSVSRTVPVDYELAFPDVDDVEAVGCMYVFKLSCGPRVLFYMAESKCALDRWIEILSLCVKRSRVHRQLSHLSKHPISPDDKQRCYTVC; encoded by the exons ATGGAGAGGTTCCATCAGTCGGTTCAGTGCAG AGGTCTGTCACCATCAGATTGCGACCGACACATTCTACAGGTGGCAAGAGTGCAGTTGTTGTATGGACTTCATTTGTACAGTGCTGAG GAATATGATGGTTACAGGATTGAGTTGGGAATTGGTTGTAAAGGGTTATTGGTTTATAGGAGGAGTGTGCTTATCAACACGTTCATATG GAGTTGTGTGAAGAAGTCGTTTGCGGAGAAGGAGATTTTCTTTGTGGAGTTGAAGACTCTAGGACGA AGAGATCAAATTGGATTTCTGATGGAGACAAAGGAGGAAGCCAAAGCCGCTTCAAAATTTTTTGCAGAATGTTACGATTTTTACACGAGTAATTATAG AGAAGCAATTAGTTCACGAAGTTCGTTACCAGTTTCCTTACCTCGTAATCGCAAgag ttctCAAAGTAACGGAAAGAAGGGACCTCAGAGGTCTTTGTCGACGTGTTCTGCAACTCCTGTTGCAGCTCCTAATCACGGGATGTTTGAtctgacgtcaacatatcctcGTTCCATTCATCCTATTCGAGCAGTTAATCtcag ACATCGTGCTGTACATGCTGATAAAAATGAATGTTCCAGCTGTTTATCGCCATCACCTCTAA GAGAGTTAACAGCTACAGTTACATCCAATAGTAGCAAGGCATTTTCATTTGACGACAAGGACTTATTTGTATGTCCAGAAGAATGGGAGGATCGAAATGAGTTAATCATCGCCAACGACAACGTGTGCACGCTAGAACAAGGTGGCAACGAAAGTCTCAGTATCGACAGCATCAACAGCATGGGTAGAGTCACACCGGATGCTGTGGACATTCctgatgttgatatcaaccaggTTGTTCGAGCGTTGTCCGAGGAAAAAAATGAGTCGTCGGATTCATACAATTTTGTTGCCTGTGAGCTTCGAGATACAGAAAGATC ataTTGTGCTGATTTGCAACTATTGAACGTGAAATTCAGGTTGCAGTTAGTCATGGCTAATGTCCTCTCACCGAGGCAGATTTCTGAGTTGTTTGGCAATCTCAGTTTTATCCATGACTTTAGCAACAACTTTCTATTTGAACTGGAAGAAAGAATCATTTTgtg TGATGCAGACCCAGAAAAGTACAACTACAGATACCAGATCGGCGACATATTGAAAACACGAATGGCATCTATGAAGCTCTACACGAGTTACGTGAAGAACGAAAGCAAGATTTTTGAGTTGGTGAGTCACTGGCAACGAGAAAACTCCGAGTTTAATCGCTTGTGTTCTCAATTCGAA AGTGATGAGGCTTGCCATCGACCTTTGTATGAGCTTCTCTATCGACCATTTCAAAGGATGATCCATTATAAGGAACTAATGAAAC gaCTTATTCGTTATTCAGAGGAACAGGATGACTGTAATGATGTGAAAG AGGCATTACTTTATCTAGAGAAAGCACTAGAACATGTGAATGAATCAACACGAGCTGCT GAAAATACTCGTAAAATGATTCGCATACAAAGAGAAGTAATTGGAGTACGAAACGTCCTGCAACCTGGTCGG ACACTTATTATGGAAGGAAGTTTACTCAAAGTCGAATCGAAAATGTCGCAAGTGAATCATTTTTTTCTG TTTTGTGACATTCTTCTGTATGCTGTTGAGAGATCGGGTCTCAGCGGAGTGCAACTTGTTGCTCGCGGTGTCTTACCATTGGATGGAATGAAA ATAGAGTCAGGCAACGAGGGTGACGGTGACGACACTACGTCAGCGTTTGTGATCATCACGGACACCACGATGTTTACAGTGATCGCAGA CTCGACAAGGCAGAAGAAGTTGTGGACGATGACGTTGACTGAAACCATCGCACAATGTAACAGCAGCAGCGCCGACATTCAACTTCCT GCGGTCAGTGTGGATCGACCTTCCAGCGATTCTGTTATTAAGTCAATCAGCAACGTGAAAAGCTGCATGAGCTGTGACAGCAAGTTTCACATTTTTAGAAAACGATGGATGTGTGATACATGCTACAAG GTTGTCTGTAAGAATTGTCTCGACGAACGTTCCTCTAAATTGTCAGACAATGAAAAGCACATGTGCGTGACGTGTTCTGCTAAAGCTAAGAGACGTG AAAGTTTAAGTGTCACACAGACGACGGTCAGGCAAAGCAGCCGTCAGAAGTCATCGCCTCAACGTGTGAGGATGTCGAAGATTTCGAGTGCGTTGACATTGAGGACGAACGTGAGCAATAGCAGACTGTCAGAGCAGACAAATATTGCATCACCTGAG AGAAAACCTCCGAATCCATTGTGTGTCACTCCTTCGAACTTGCTATTGTCTCTAAGGAGCAGCTCTTTCTCAAAGGAT AGTGAAATGAGTGGCTACCTGTTTCGTAAAGCAAGAGGGAAGGGTGGATGGAAGAAGTTTTGGGTGGTTGTCTCTCAGTTTAGTCTCTGTCATTACAAAAACCACAAC GATTCTGTTTCTGTGAGTAGAACGGTTCCAGTGGATTATGAGTTGGCATTTCCAGATGTG GATGATGTAGAGGCTGTTGGCTGCATGTACGTGTTTAAGCTCTCATGTGGGCCTCGAGTGCTCTTCTACATGGCAGAAAGCAAGTGTGCGTTAGATAG GTGGATAGAAATACTAAGTTTGTGTGTCAAACGCAGTCGAGTTCATCGCCAGCTTAGTCATCTCTCAAAACATCCCATCAGTCCGGATGACAAGCAACGATGCTACACTGTATGCTGA